The Candidatus Limnocylindrales bacterium genome contains a region encoding:
- the thpR gene encoding RNA 2',3'-cyclic phosphodiesterase codes for MIRSFIAIKISEEVLQKIVEVQNILKESGVSVKWVEPENIHLTLKFLGDTSESQIEDIVRVMQESTQGTGPFQISIARVGAFPNLRYPRVIWVGVQDVQEALQKIQHRLEQGLHGLGFAIEEGVFKPHITLGRVKSEKNKSNLLRTVETVVNTEFGVLQVNHIHLIRSDLKPTGPEYTVIQSVELRN; via the coding sequence ATGATCCGGTCTTTCATTGCTATAAAAATTTCGGAGGAGGTTCTTCAAAAGATCGTAGAAGTTCAAAATATCTTAAAAGAATCTGGAGTATCCGTCAAATGGGTTGAACCGGAAAATATTCACTTGACCCTTAAGTTTCTCGGAGATACCTCTGAATCCCAGATCGAGGATATCGTTCGGGTGATGCAGGAAAGTACCCAAGGAACCGGTCCTTTTCAGATTTCCATAGCCCGCGTAGGAGCGTTTCCAAACCTTCGATATCCGCGAGTCATCTGGGTGGGGGTTCAGGATGTCCAGGAAGCCCTTCAGAAAATTCAACACCGACTGGAGCAGGGTCTTCATGGCTTAGGATTTGCCATTGAAGAAGGTGTGTTTAAACCCCATATTACCCTCGGGCGGGTTAAATCCGAAAAGAACAAAAGCAATTTGTTAAGGACGGTGGAAACGGTGGTAAATACAGAATTTGGTGTTCTCCAGGTCAATCACATCCATCTTATTCGAAGCGATTTAAAACCAACCGGGCCGGAGTACACGGTGATTCAAAGTGTTGAATTAAGGAATTAA
- a CDS encoding competence/damage-inducible protein A → MVEIISVGQDLASGQTQNLGAAVVTRELLHAGVEVDYTTFVGNREDYLEEILRQALLRSGLIFVLGGLGSHHYDITKKILSRVLNKRLVLDYKVLDKIKQRFEKRGEVMPRSEEKQALILSETELLENPIGMSPGFLFHQGDAVVIALPGDPVEIKAIWTQEVLPRLDLQGLKKVPSDTLILKTCGLAESTLEEWVRSVVRSQGNITFSLIPYGEEVEIAMEVKGETPEEVEALRRDLEYKLRRKLGSYLYGTGEQTLEEVVGSLLALNRKTLAVAESCTGGLICHRLTNVEGSSRYFERGIISYSNEAKMSLLDVSPEIIREKGPVSAEAAIAMAEGVRWISQTSLGLATTGIAGPSGGTPEKPVGLVYIALAAEGRETKSERFYFSGDRNSIKLRASQMGLDMIRRHLTSL, encoded by the coding sequence GTGGTTGAAATTATCAGTGTTGGTCAGGATCTTGCTTCTGGACAGACCCAAAATTTAGGAGCCGCCGTGGTAACCCGGGAACTTTTGCACGCCGGAGTTGAGGTCGATTATACCACTTTTGTGGGAAACCGAGAAGATTACTTAGAGGAGATACTGCGTCAGGCTTTGCTTCGCTCCGGTTTAATTTTTGTCCTGGGTGGTTTAGGCTCCCATCATTATGATATTACCAAAAAAATCTTATCCCGGGTTCTTAATAAACGGCTGGTTTTAGATTATAAAGTTTTAGATAAAATCAAACAGCGCTTTGAAAAGCGTGGGGAGGTTATGCCACGTTCAGAAGAAAAGCAGGCGCTCATCTTGTCTGAGACCGAATTGTTAGAAAACCCCATCGGTATGTCTCCTGGATTTCTGTTTCACCAAGGTGATGCGGTGGTGATTGCCTTGCCCGGGGATCCGGTAGAAATCAAGGCCATCTGGACCCAGGAAGTTTTACCCCGATTGGACCTGCAAGGGTTGAAAAAGGTCCCCTCGGACACCCTGATTTTAAAGACCTGCGGGCTTGCAGAATCTACCTTAGAGGAATGGGTCCGGTCTGTTGTACGTAGTCAGGGTAATATCACCTTCAGTCTCATTCCCTATGGAGAGGAAGTGGAGATCGCCATGGAAGTGAAGGGTGAGACCCCGGAAGAGGTAGAGGCCCTTCGGCGTGATTTGGAGTATAAACTTAGAAGAAAGCTCGGAAGCTATCTCTATGGAACCGGTGAACAGACCTTGGAAGAAGTCGTCGGATCCCTTTTAGCCCTGAATCGAAAGACCCTGGCTGTGGCCGAATCCTGTACCGGAGGTCTTATTTGTCATAGATTGACCAATGTAGAAGGAAGCTCTCGTTATTTTGAGCGGGGGATTATCTCTTACAGCAATGAGGCCAAGATGAGTTTACTGGATGTTTCTCCGGAGATTATTCGGGAAAAAGGCCCAGTGAGTGCCGAAGCGGCCATTGCAATGGCGGAAGGAGTTCGATGGATCTCCCAGACCTCTTTGGGATTAGCCACCACAGGAATCGCAGGGCCGTCAGGTGGAACCCCGGAGAAACCGGTTGGGTTGGTTTATATTGCTCTGGCAGCCGAGGGTAGAGAGACTAAATCGGAGCGGTTTTATTTTTCGGGAGACCGAAATTCCATTAAATTAAGGGCTTCTCAAATGGGCCTGGATATGATTCGTAGACACCTGACCAGTTTATAA
- a CDS encoding phosphatidylglycerophosphatase A produces the protein MITKPATKFYKIYHMIGTGFYVGYTPVAPGTVASVATLPLYFILRPFPWTLYLGITLLLFLVGVKAANEIQKVLGQPDPGIVVIDEIVGYLLTLFLLPKTIGFVVGGFFLFRLFDIFKPFGIRKIDQNPNLAGFGTMADDAIAGIYSNLVLQVVHLLLK, from the coding sequence ATGATCACAAAACCCGCTACAAAGTTTTATAAAATCTACCATATGATCGGTACGGGATTTTATGTAGGATATACCCCTGTAGCTCCGGGTACAGTGGCTTCAGTAGCTACCCTTCCCCTCTATTTTATCCTCCGGCCCTTTCCCTGGACTCTCTATCTGGGGATAACCCTTCTTCTTTTTCTAGTTGGGGTTAAAGCTGCAAACGAAATTCAAAAAGTACTAGGCCAGCCAGATCCGGGTATCGTGGTGATAGATGAGATCGTGGGTTACCTTCTTACCTTATTTCTTCTTCCTAAAACTATCGGGTTTGTTGTGGGAGGGTTCTTCCTTTTCAGATTATTTGATATCTTTAAACCTTTCGGTATCCGGAAAATAGATCAAAATCCGAATCTGGCTGGATTCGGAACGATGGCAGATGACGCCATAGCCGGTATTTATTCAAATCTTGTTTTACAGGTAGTTCATTTGCTTCTAAAATAA
- the proB gene encoding glutamate 5-kinase, with protein MNRKVYFEHVKRIVVKAGTNILVDNQGELYEDFLNNLAEDLSSLKKEGKEIVMVTSGAVRTGVFKLGYDPLVSVQNTQIKQAAAAVGQVILMQKYQEILKKFGLWVAQVMVTRSDFRIWEKYLNILNTFNYLLKNPQVIPIVNENDTISTEGIEFGENDTLAAFIANKIEADVLIFLSNIPGVYSGDPKDPRQQGSLEFIPVIENITPEMEQAAQHARMTKGSRGGMYTKLQACKMAMNFGIYTVIAHGHEKNVVRRILHGEEVGTLFLPGKRQVQRRRNRKNWLAHALFPKGRIKVDSGAKAAICHQGASLLPSGIKEVEGNFVPGDLVSVVDLESHEIARGLVSYSSEEIMKIKGAKSGEIKARLGYERGEDEVIHRDNLVLLV; from the coding sequence ATGAATCGTAAAGTCTATTTTGAGCATGTAAAGAGAATTGTTGTCAAGGCGGGTACCAATATCCTGGTAGATAACCAGGGGGAATTGTACGAGGATTTTTTGAATAACCTGGCCGAGGATTTAAGTAGTCTTAAGAAAGAAGGTAAAGAGATCGTAATGGTAACTTCTGGCGCTGTTCGAACGGGAGTTTTCAAGTTGGGTTATGATCCTCTGGTTTCGGTACAGAATACCCAGATAAAGCAGGCTGCGGCAGCGGTAGGACAGGTTATACTCATGCAAAAGTATCAAGAAATCTTGAAAAAATTCGGATTATGGGTGGCCCAGGTTATGGTTACACGATCGGATTTTAGAATCTGGGAGAAGTACTTGAACATCCTAAACACCTTTAATTACCTGTTAAAAAACCCGCAGGTAATTCCCATTGTTAACGAAAATGATACCATCTCCACCGAGGGAATTGAGTTTGGGGAAAACGATACCCTGGCGGCTTTTATCGCAAACAAGATCGAGGCCGATGTGTTGATTTTTCTCTCTAATATCCCTGGGGTTTATAGTGGGGATCCAAAAGATCCCCGTCAGCAAGGTTCTCTGGAGTTTATTCCCGTTATCGAGAATATCACCCCGGAAATGGAACAGGCAGCGCAGCATGCCAGGATGACAAAAGGGAGTCGGGGTGGCATGTATACCAAACTTCAGGCCTGCAAAATGGCCATGAATTTCGGCATTTATACCGTCATTGCCCATGGTCATGAGAAAAACGTGGTGCGACGTATTCTGCATGGTGAAGAGGTCGGTACGCTTTTTCTACCCGGTAAGCGTCAGGTTCAACGTCGGAGAAATCGGAAGAATTGGCTGGCCCATGCTCTTTTTCCCAAAGGGAGAATCAAGGTAGACTCAGGTGCTAAAGCGGCCATTTGCCATCAAGGAGCCAGTCTGCTTCCTTCTGGAATCAAAGAAGTTGAAGGAAACTTTGTCCCCGGAGATTTGGTAAGTGTCGTAGATCTCGAAAGTCATGAAATTGCCCGGGGATTGGTGAGTTATTCTTCAGAGGAAATCATGAAAATCAAAGGAGCCAAATCGGGGGAAATCAAAGCCCGGCTGGGTTATGAACGTGGTGAAGATGAAGTCATTCATCGAGATAATCTGGTTTTATTGGTGTAA
- a CDS encoding glutamate-5-semialdehyde dehydrogenase — MDIKEEMIRLARQARQAAKKLANLSTTIKNNALHSMADEIEAQKQRIKQENEKDLAYARSKGLSSAMIDRLLLNDRRIKAMADGLREVALLPDPVGEVVEMWRRPNGLEIGKVRVPLGVIGIIYESRPNVTVDTAGLCLKAGNAVILRGGSEAIHSNMYLAGILTESAQRAGVPEYAIQMVKTTDRQAVYEMLKLDKYIDVIIPRGGEELIRTVTENSTIPVIKHDKGLCHVYVDNDADLKMAEEIAYNAKVQRPGVCNAMETLLVHQDIAEKFLPAMIQRYKQAGVEIRGCEQTRAIVPDIKPATEADWDTEYLDLILSIKVVTGIDEAIEHITKHGSMLSEAIVTENYTKARRFLWEVDAAAVYVNASTRFTDGNQFGLGAEIGISTQKLHARGPVGLKELTSTKYIIYGSGQLRE; from the coding sequence ATGGATATAAAAGAGGAGATGATTCGGCTTGCCCGGCAAGCCAGACAAGCAGCTAAAAAACTGGCCAACTTATCCACAACAATCAAGAACAACGCCCTCCACTCCATGGCCGATGAAATCGAAGCTCAAAAGCAGCGAATCAAACAAGAAAATGAAAAAGATCTGGCCTATGCCCGGAGTAAAGGGCTCTCGTCGGCTATGATTGACCGGCTCCTCCTCAACGACAGACGTATAAAAGCGATGGCCGATGGACTTCGAGAAGTCGCCCTGTTGCCGGATCCTGTAGGAGAGGTAGTCGAAATGTGGCGTCGACCCAACGGTCTGGAAATCGGTAAAGTTCGAGTCCCTCTGGGCGTGATCGGTATTATTTATGAGTCACGACCCAATGTCACCGTAGATACGGCCGGACTCTGTCTCAAGGCCGGAAATGCCGTTATTTTGCGAGGGGGCTCTGAAGCCATTCACTCCAATATGTACCTCGCCGGTATTTTGACCGAATCTGCACAAAGGGCAGGGGTTCCAGAATATGCCATTCAAATGGTTAAAACTACGGATCGTCAGGCCGTCTACGAAATGCTCAAGTTAGATAAATACATTGATGTGATTATTCCCCGCGGAGGGGAGGAACTGATCCGGACCGTAACCGAGAACTCGACCATTCCCGTTATCAAGCATGATAAGGGATTGTGCCATGTATATGTGGACAACGACGCGGACTTAAAAATGGCTGAAGAAATCGCTTATAATGCCAAGGTTCAACGACCGGGAGTTTGTAATGCCATGGAAACTTTACTCGTCCATCAAGATATCGCCGAAAAGTTTCTCCCGGCCATGATCCAAAGATATAAACAAGCAGGGGTTGAAATTCGAGGATGTGAGCAGACCCGGGCCATAGTCCCGGATATTAAACCGGCTACGGAAGCAGATTGGGATACAGAATACCTGGATCTCATCCTGTCTATTAAAGTAGTTACCGGCATCGATGAAGCCATCGAGCATATTACAAAACATGGCTCGATGCTTTCAGAGGCCATTGTCACAGAGAATTACACCAAAGCCAGAAGGTTTCTCTGGGAAGTAGATGCTGCTGCGGTATATGTGAATGCTTCCACCCGATTTACCGATGGAAATCAATTTGGCTTGGGAGCAGAAATCGGAATCAGCACCCAGAAATTACACGCCCGTGGACCGGTTGGACTCAAGGAATTAACTTCTACAAAATATATCATCTACGGAAGTGGGCAGCTGCGAGAGTAA
- the surE gene encoding 5'/3'-nucleotidase SurE encodes MLILITNDDGIYAKGILALYQELQNLGEVIVVAPERERSAVGHAITISDPLRVWQVERGGKFFGYAVNGTPADCVKLAVNALLEVKPDILISGINHGPNTGTNVIYSGTVSAATEGTILGIPSIAVSLDASHAENPDFSYAAKFTHKLAVKVMEEGLPKGTTLNVNIPYLPEDQIKGVAITRQGSLKFTDTFQMRTDPRNRLYYWLTGEKIEVEPNGEEEEIDHLVLRQHKISITPLQYDLTDYKLLEELKKWDFDL; translated from the coding sequence ATGCTCATCTTAATTACAAATGATGACGGGATTTATGCCAAAGGCATTCTGGCCCTATACCAGGAATTACAGAACCTGGGAGAGGTGATCGTGGTAGCTCCGGAGCGAGAACGGAGCGCTGTCGGTCATGCTATAACTATTTCCGATCCTCTTCGGGTCTGGCAGGTGGAACGGGGTGGGAAATTTTTTGGATATGCGGTAAACGGGACTCCTGCGGATTGCGTTAAGCTGGCGGTTAATGCTTTATTGGAAGTAAAACCGGATATCCTCATCTCGGGAATTAATCATGGCCCTAACACGGGTACTAATGTCATCTACTCGGGAACGGTTTCTGCCGCTACGGAGGGAACTATTCTGGGAATCCCATCCATTGCCGTATCCCTAGATGCTTCCCATGCGGAAAACCCAGATTTCAGCTATGCAGCTAAATTTACCCATAAACTTGCTGTAAAAGTTATGGAGGAAGGGCTTCCCAAGGGGACAACCCTCAATGTAAACATTCCTTACCTCCCGGAAGATCAGATCAAAGGCGTTGCCATCACCCGTCAGGGAAGTTTGAAATTTACCGATACCTTTCAAATGCGGACCGATCCGCGTAATCGTCTCTACTATTGGTTAACCGGCGAGAAAATCGAGGTAGAACCCAACGGAGAAGAGGAGGAAATCGACCACCTGGTTCTAAGACAACATAAAATTTCCATTACTCCCCTTCAATATGACTTAACCGATTATAAATTGTTGGAAGAGCTCAAAAAGTGGGATTTTGATTTATAA
- a CDS encoding CoA pyrophosphatase, whose product METFEVFIKRLTTRLQGVKFSSSNLSGKPAAVLIPFYEKEREPHLLLTKRTQTLPHHKGQVCFPGGSQKDGEPLQLTALRETYEELRISPEQVEILGQLESIQTRNSGFLVTPVVGVLWRFPGVYPNPFEVEEVLSVPWSFLANPLHLREQRVEASGSTLWVPAYTYQTHIIWGLTVQIIKQLIKLLT is encoded by the coding sequence ATGGAAACCTTTGAGGTTTTTATCAAGCGGCTTACCACCAGGCTTCAAGGAGTAAAATTTTCCTCTTCGAATTTATCCGGAAAACCTGCAGCCGTCCTGATCCCCTTCTATGAGAAGGAAAGGGAGCCTCACTTACTCCTGACCAAGCGAACTCAGACGCTTCCCCATCATAAAGGACAGGTCTGTTTTCCAGGGGGTTCTCAAAAGGACGGGGAACCTCTTCAACTCACAGCCCTGCGGGAGACCTATGAAGAACTCCGGATCTCTCCTGAACAGGTCGAAATTCTAGGACAGTTAGAGTCGATTCAAACTCGAAATAGCGGTTTTCTGGTAACTCCCGTTGTAGGGGTCCTGTGGAGGTTTCCCGGTGTATATCCCAATCCCTTCGAAGTAGAGGAAGTTCTTTCGGTCCCCTGGTCCTTCCTGGCCAACCCTCTTCATCTCCGAGAACAAAGGGTGGAAGCTTCCGGCTCTACCCTATGGGTCCCTGCTTATACCTATCAAACCCATATCATCTGGGGCCTTACGGTCCAAATTATCAAACAGTTAATAAAGCTTTTAACCTGA
- a CDS encoding glycoside hydrolase family 99-like domain-containing protein has product MGSRRWTAGRRYRIKDPPPPAYSLFTMLVFATYFDYFSGEKQGFGQWILPANYLGLGNPERNARPIPGAEPWKRNIWVGTPGDYPFIGPYNSLDPEVMRWHIRCAKAAGIDGFLLYVLEWEERKPQGNPQIGQLLDLAAQEGNFHIGFIDHYTSWGTVLFEPTKFLKKTRVVKKLPSGIEEPILSFKTEGSLLFRKSLQKDPARRSDTRSSQDNLNKSIGLGKDRIAEMLNRYKAHPAYLRINGKPVIGIPFIDENITAPQFEDLIQGIKTRLHPPEDLYVIAIVVQIYNFVDLNHFPNTYLSLKPNRPWAEIGVDCYTSWTPNGMVEASYATKLITYKNYVADAKKFRKDTMAPMMPGFNDDDWRPGSNPAKTLDRAGGENWRQQIKAAIQARSDFILIQAWNEWHEGSQIEPSVSYYDIYHNPYAYLYLRILAEELGRTWETPPTPPLESVDSLMRPFLQVVQPKPQPPPSPQPPSPPSPGLFEFSAVSLPHQIGRAELDGWSAIVGQDNPKKYLCYGPYTAGIPAGIHRALFSLMIDNNRAGNSVVVTLDVRDATTRKILGKKDVRRRDFRAPFQYQDFEVPFRNSAGHQLEFRTLWHGSAWIKQSKVTIL; this is encoded by the coding sequence GTGGGCAGCAGGCGGTGGACAGCCGGTAGAAGATACCGGATAAAGGATCCACCACCCCCTGCCTACTCTCTTTTTACCATGCTAGTCTTTGCCACCTATTTTGACTACTTTAGTGGAGAAAAGCAAGGATTTGGGCAGTGGATTCTTCCGGCAAATTATCTGGGTCTGGGCAATCCAGAAAGGAATGCAAGACCGATACCCGGGGCGGAACCCTGGAAGCGTAATATCTGGGTGGGGACTCCAGGAGATTATCCTTTTATTGGGCCTTACAACAGCCTAGACCCTGAAGTCATGCGCTGGCATATCCGGTGTGCAAAGGCGGCAGGCATCGATGGATTTTTACTTTATGTTTTGGAATGGGAGGAACGAAAGCCCCAGGGGAACCCTCAAATCGGACAGTTATTGGATCTTGCAGCCCAGGAGGGAAATTTCCACATAGGATTCATCGATCACTACACCAGTTGGGGAACCGTTCTCTTCGAACCCACGAAATTCTTGAAAAAAACCCGGGTTGTAAAAAAACTCCCGTCAGGAATCGAAGAACCCATCCTATCCTTTAAAACAGAGGGTTCCCTCTTATTTCGAAAATCCCTTCAAAAAGACCCGGCTCGACGTTCTGATACCCGATCCTCTCAGGATAATCTTAATAAATCTATCGGTCTGGGAAAAGATCGGATTGCCGAAATGCTTAACCGATACAAAGCCCATCCCGCCTATCTGCGGATTAATGGAAAGCCGGTTATTGGTATTCCTTTCATCGATGAGAATATTACGGCTCCCCAGTTCGAGGATTTGATTCAAGGCATCAAAACCCGACTCCATCCCCCTGAAGATCTTTATGTCATAGCCATCGTCGTCCAAATTTATAATTTTGTCGATCTCAACCATTTCCCCAATACCTACCTGAGTCTTAAACCGAACCGACCCTGGGCCGAAATTGGAGTTGACTGTTATACAAGCTGGACCCCCAATGGGATGGTAGAAGCTTCCTATGCCACTAAACTGATTACTTATAAAAATTATGTGGCCGATGCTAAAAAATTTAGAAAAGATACCATGGCTCCTATGATGCCGGGTTTTAATGATGATGACTGGCGGCCTGGTTCGAATCCTGCCAAAACTTTGGATAGGGCCGGGGGTGAAAATTGGCGACAGCAGATCAAAGCGGCAATCCAGGCCAGGTCAGATTTTATCTTAATCCAGGCCTGGAATGAATGGCATGAGGGTTCTCAAATCGAACCCTCGGTCAGTTATTACGATATCTACCACAACCCCTATGCCTATTTATACCTGCGAATACTCGCCGAGGAGCTGGGTAGAACCTGGGAGACTCCTCCTACGCCACCTCTAGAGAGCGTAGATTCCTTGATGCGCCCCTTCCTTCAAGTTGTTCAACCTAAACCTCAACCTCCACCTTCGCCCCAACCTCCTTCTCCACCTTCACCGGGTCTCTTTGAATTTTCCGCTGTAAGCCTTCCCCATCAGATAGGTCGGGCAGAACTCGATGGCTGGTCTGCAATCGTTGGTCAGGATAATCCCAAGAAGTATCTCTGCTATGGACCCTATACTGCCGGAATACCGGCCGGTATCCACCGGGCCCTTTTCAGTTTAATGATCGATAATAACCGGGCCGGCAACAGCGTGGTGGTAACCCTGGATGTTCGGGATGCAACAACCCGGAAAATCCTTGGAAAAAAGGATGTTCGACGAAGAGATTTCCGTGCCCCTTTCCAATATCAAGACTTTGAGGTCCCGTTTCGAAACTCAGCAGGCCATCAACTCGAATTCCGAACTTTATGGCATGGAAGTGCCTGGATTAAGCAGAGTAAAGTTACCATACTCTGA
- a CDS encoding winged helix-turn-helix transcriptional regulator produces MKKTTTRYKILTHLQKRGGMTVDELCKVLGIGPTAVRQHMAGLLNDGLVEFKELRQEIGRPRFVYALTEEAHDIFPKSYHILADSLIDAVKALYGEEGIDRVFEQIGQTWIANHQDRMKGKDLQGRIREMVKILDEQGFLPELEKNADGYILREYNCPSHRIAIKYPYVCNMVFRFLSKLLDTEVIRTHCIRNGDPYSAYHIGIRPS; encoded by the coding sequence ATGAAGAAAACCACCACACGATATAAAATTCTAACCCACTTACAAAAACGAGGCGGGATGACGGTAGATGAGCTCTGTAAGGTATTGGGAATAGGTCCGACTGCCGTCCGTCAGCATATGGCCGGACTTCTTAATGATGGATTGGTTGAGTTTAAAGAATTAAGACAGGAGATCGGCCGGCCCCGGTTCGTTTATGCTTTGACGGAAGAGGCCCATGATATTTTCCCAAAATCTTATCATATCCTTGCCGATTCCTTGATTGACGCCGTGAAAGCTCTGTATGGGGAGGAAGGAATTGATCGGGTTTTTGAACAGATCGGCCAGACCTGGATTGCAAATCACCAGGACCGAATGAAAGGGAAAGATTTGCAGGGGCGTATTCGGGAGATGGTCAAGATTCTGGACGAGCAGGGATTCCTTCCGGAGCTCGAGAAAAATGCCGACGGCTACATCCTGCGGGAATACAACTGTCCTTCCCACCGAATTGCAATAAAGTATCCCTATGTCTGTAACATGGTTTTTCGTTTTTTATCGAAGCTTTTAGATACCGAGGTTATCCGAACCCACTGCATTCGTAATGGGGACCCTTACTCGGCCTATCATATTGGGATACGTCCTTCGTGA
- a CDS encoding sugar phosphate isomerase/epimerase family protein has product MSIKFSVQTSVLPELTVEQVVKKLSQHGYDGVEWRLHEAYHIHPSEVLKKAGDIKKLVEDHGLEVSCLMGFAPLEDISTQEQIAQACAIMGCPRYRPGAVLYDGTQNYHDLYRRTVDRLGKVIEVTSQYRVKPLIETHFNTIAPSASLAYRLVQNFDPSHIGINYDPANLIIEGWEAPQMGLELIGPYLDYVHAKNTSWVFENGSWQWKFTAMDRGQVNWSKIMQVLKKIGYNGYISLENFYKVPLRTQGYVGEDLSQREESYRDIDERLEEDLAFLKKSLNSSS; this is encoded by the coding sequence ATGAGTATAAAATTTAGTGTTCAGACCTCGGTTTTACCGGAATTGACCGTTGAACAGGTGGTTAAGAAGTTAAGTCAGCATGGATACGATGGGGTTGAATGGCGACTTCACGAGGCATATCACATCCACCCTTCAGAGGTCCTTAAAAAGGCCGGAGACATAAAAAAATTGGTGGAGGATCATGGATTGGAAGTCTCTTGCCTGATGGGTTTTGCCCCCTTAGAAGATATTTCGACTCAGGAACAAATTGCCCAGGCCTGCGCCATCATGGGATGCCCCCGTTACAGACCGGGTGCCGTCCTGTATGATGGGACCCAAAATTATCACGATCTTTACCGACGTACGGTAGATAGGTTAGGAAAAGTCATCGAAGTTACCTCACAGTATCGGGTAAAACCTCTCATCGAAACCCACTTTAATACCATTGCCCCCAGTGCAAGCCTGGCTTACCGTCTGGTACAAAATTTTGATCCCTCCCATATCGGAATCAATTACGACCCGGCCAATCTTATCATCGAAGGTTGGGAGGCTCCCCAGATGGGATTGGAACTCATAGGACCCTATCTGGATTATGTCCATGCTAAAAATACTTCCTGGGTCTTCGAAAATGGCTCCTGGCAGTGGAAATTTACGGCCATGGACCGTGGACAGGTGAACTGGTCGAAGATCATGCAGGTATTGAAAAAAATCGGCTATAACGGCTATATCTCCCTTGAGAATTTCTATAAAGTGCCCCTGCGAACCCAGGGTTATGTAGGGGAAGATCTTTCTCAAAGGGAAGAGTCTTACCGGGATATCGATGAACGATTAGAAGAAGACCTGGCTTTTCTTAAGAAAAGCTTGAACAGCTCCTCCTAA
- the npdG gene encoding NADPH-dependent F420 reductase, with translation MDEIKKIAVIGGTGREGFGLALRWAKAGKSILIGSRSEEKAQAAAEKINTQLGQALAMGTSNALAAREGDLVLLSIPYQGHELILPAIRESVQGKIVVEVTVPLDPDDPTQVKMPEIGSVAEETQAFLGSKTPVVGAFHTISSASLKKLDQKPDSDVLVFSDHSQAKETVIQLAELIGFRALDCGPLRTGRTIERLPALLVWLNKRYQKKDISLHFTGL, from the coding sequence ATGGACGAAATAAAGAAAATTGCCGTTATTGGTGGGACCGGACGAGAAGGTTTCGGATTAGCCCTTCGTTGGGCAAAGGCAGGTAAGTCGATCCTGATAGGGTCCCGAAGCGAGGAGAAAGCCCAGGCTGCAGCCGAGAAAATTAACACCCAGTTAGGTCAGGCCCTGGCTATGGGAACCTCTAACGCTCTGGCAGCCCGGGAAGGGGATTTGGTACTCCTTTCCATTCCCTATCAAGGTCATGAACTGATTCTACCGGCTATTCGGGAAAGTGTCCAGGGAAAAATCGTTGTGGAAGTTACGGTACCTTTAGATCCCGATGACCCAACCCAGGTAAAAATGCCGGAAATAGGATCTGTGGCCGAAGAAACCCAGGCCTTTCTGGGTTCAAAAACGCCGGTTGTAGGAGCTTTTCATACCATTTCTTCGGCGAGTTTAAAAAAACTGGATCAGAAACCGGATAGCGATGTATTGGTTTTTAGCGATCATTCCCAGGCCAAAGAAACCGTTATCCAACTGGCCGAGTTAATCGGATTCAGGGCCCTGGACTGCGGTCCTTTGCGTACAGGTAGGACCATCGAGCGATTACCGGCTCTTCTGGTTTGGCTTAATAAACGATATCAGAAAAAGGATATTAGTTTGCACTTTACCGGACTATGA